The following coding sequences lie in one Polynucleobacter asymbioticus genomic window:
- a CDS encoding ABC transporter ATP-binding protein — translation MSTLRVLKVFFGVLSRKRKLDLINIILLNIACSALELASIGAVGPFMLALTRPEIPFNYLAPSEFGRALDLVAAQDIVLPITIAFIGLIFLSALFRSVVLYFGTRFSFALGSEISTACYRAYLNKPYLEVISDHTSEIINNIFVNINLVIYQIINPVTIFFSGLSLIIALSVLMLVVNPAGTASAFSFLAVLYFAVHFLGKRRAKDNGAKIDFESSRAIKALQDGIGGIRDVIVNGTQQAFLDLHSSADLNLRKLQGANQFISAFPRIGIEAAAMIVVAIAGYLISDNSGLTLALPTLAIIVMAGQRLLPALQQCYVSTNSINSSIQALNKINDLLIFDKNNSAALEKMQKIFFNHSVCLKNIELQLGNPPKLILNGVNLEVRKGERIGVIGKTGSGKSTLVDILMGLLFPTSGSVEVDAISLNSHNVKTWMQMVAHVPQSIFLTDASIKCNIAFGVPEAEIDLARVEYAIKSAQLTDLINSLTDGINSIIGERGAFLSGGQRQRIGIARALYKKSQILIFDEATSALDGETEGSVMNCIYDLDPNLTVIVIAHRLSTLRGCDRIIEIDSGRIGVIGTYDELVKNE, via the coding sequence TTGTCTACCTTAAGAGTGCTCAAAGTTTTTTTTGGCGTTTTATCTCGCAAAAGAAAACTGGATCTAATTAACATAATACTGCTAAATATTGCCTGTTCGGCTCTTGAGCTTGCAAGTATTGGCGCAGTTGGTCCATTTATGCTGGCGCTAACCAGGCCAGAAATTCCATTCAACTACTTAGCTCCTTCAGAATTTGGTCGAGCCCTGGACCTTGTTGCCGCTCAAGACATTGTTTTGCCAATCACTATCGCTTTTATAGGATTGATTTTTTTATCGGCTTTATTTAGGTCTGTAGTGCTTTATTTTGGAACACGATTTTCATTTGCACTTGGTTCTGAAATAAGTACAGCCTGTTATAGGGCCTACTTAAATAAGCCGTATTTAGAGGTAATAAGTGATCACACTAGCGAAATTATTAATAATATTTTCGTGAATATCAATCTTGTGATTTACCAAATAATCAATCCAGTAACCATTTTTTTTAGCGGATTATCATTGATAATTGCTCTATCGGTACTTATGTTGGTTGTTAATCCAGCGGGAACAGCCTCCGCATTCTCCTTCTTGGCGGTACTTTATTTTGCCGTTCACTTCTTGGGTAAGAGAAGAGCTAAAGATAATGGGGCAAAAATAGACTTTGAGTCCTCGAGGGCCATTAAAGCATTGCAAGATGGTATCGGTGGAATACGGGATGTTATTGTCAATGGAACTCAGCAGGCTTTTCTGGACCTTCATTCGAGTGCTGACTTAAATCTAAGAAAATTACAGGGTGCAAATCAGTTTATTAGCGCATTCCCGCGAATTGGGATAGAGGCGGCGGCAATGATAGTGGTTGCTATAGCCGGATACTTAATATCTGATAATTCAGGGCTTACATTAGCCCTCCCAACCTTGGCAATAATCGTTATGGCTGGGCAAAGACTTTTGCCTGCCCTGCAACAGTGTTACGTTTCCACTAACTCAATCAATTCAAGTATCCAAGCTTTAAACAAGATTAACGATTTATTGATATTTGATAAAAATAATTCTGCAGCTTTGGAGAAAATGCAGAAAATATTTTTTAACCATTCTGTTTGCTTAAAAAATATTGAGTTACAGCTTGGAAATCCACCTAAATTAATCTTGAATGGAGTTAATTTGGAGGTGCGTAAAGGTGAGAGAATTGGGGTGATAGGTAAGACTGGATCTGGAAAAAGCACTCTTGTCGATATTCTGATGGGCTTACTATTTCCAACTAGTGGGTCAGTAGAGGTTGATGCGATTAGTCTTAATTCGCACAACGTAAAGACATGGATGCAAATGGTAGCGCACGTTCCGCAATCTATTTTTCTAACAGATGCCTCAATTAAATGCAATATTGCTTTTGGTGTTCCTGAAGCCGAAATAGATCTTGCAAGGGTTGAGTATGCAATTAAATCTGCTCAGCTCACGGATTTAATTAATAGCCTCACAGATGGTATTAACTCAATTATTGGCGAGCGGGGCGCTTTTCTGTCTGGAGGTCAAAGGCAGCGAATTGGTATTGCTCGCGCGCTATATAAAAAATCTCAAATTCTGATCTTTGATGAGGCTACTAGTGCCTTGGATGGGGAAACAGAAGGCTCGGTAATGAATTGTATTTACGACTTAGATCCTAATCTAACAGTGATAGTCATAGCGCACAGATTATCAACATTAAGGGGCTGCGATCGAATTATAGAGATTGATTCTGGTAGGATTGGAGTAATTGGCACCTATGATGAATTGGTGAAAAATGAGTGA
- a CDS encoding N-acetylneuraminate synthase family protein — protein MSFITLRTGRDIGDYLKPYIVAELNTSHFGDIEIAKKMIEQAKLVGCDCVKFQSWSAESLYCEDYYRVNKIAKRMVTKFSLSNDQLKELSSHAKLIGIDFASTPYSIDEAIFLVEECGVPFIKIASMELNNFPYLTELSNLGVPLVLSTGMGTMEEIGLAVEAIRLAGNNKLIILHCTSVYPASPNIIRLQNIATLRSKFSEYPIGYSDHSIGIEIPAASVALGACLIEKHFTLDSAKIGMDNQMATEPEEMESMIAACHRVHEAMGGSERILSQEEQDQAVKMRRSMVAKVKLFPGDFITESVIEFKRPGNGIPPSSYKQHLNKRVVNEVEVGAMVSLGDIEQ, from the coding sequence ATGTCTTTTATAACGTTACGTACAGGCCGAGATATTGGCGATTATTTAAAACCATATATTGTGGCAGAACTCAATACAAGTCACTTTGGCGATATAGAAATCGCAAAAAAGATGATTGAGCAAGCCAAGCTTGTTGGCTGTGATTGCGTCAAATTCCAATCGTGGTCGGCAGAATCACTTTATTGCGAAGATTACTATAGGGTAAATAAAATTGCTAAGCGCATGGTGACAAAATTCTCTTTAAGTAATGATCAGTTAAAAGAGCTTTCTAGTCATGCAAAATTAATAGGGATTGATTTTGCATCCACTCCTTACTCTATTGATGAAGCTATTTTTTTGGTAGAAGAATGTGGGGTTCCATTTATAAAGATTGCCTCAATGGAGCTAAACAATTTTCCTTACTTGACTGAGTTAAGTAATCTGGGTGTGCCTTTAGTTCTTTCTACTGGAATGGGAACCATGGAGGAGATTGGCTTAGCTGTAGAGGCTATTAGATTGGCTGGAAATAATAAGCTCATCATTCTGCACTGTACTTCTGTATACCCCGCTTCACCAAATATTATTAGGCTCCAAAATATTGCCACACTTAGAAGTAAATTTTCTGAATACCCAATTGGCTATTCAGACCACAGCATTGGGATCGAAATACCAGCAGCATCTGTTGCCTTGGGCGCCTGTTTAATTGAGAAGCACTTTACATTAGATAGTGCGAAGATCGGGATGGATAATCAAATGGCAACTGAGCCTGAGGAAATGGAATCTATGATTGCAGCATGTCATCGCGTGCATGAGGCGATGGGGGGGTCGGAGCGTATTTTGTCGCAAGAGGAACAAGATCAGGCTGTCAAGATGCGACGTAGTATGGTGGCTAAGGTTAAACTTTTTCCAGGGGACTTTATTACAGAGTCAGTAATTGAGTTTAAGCGCCCAGGAAATGGGATACCTCCATCTAGTTATAAGCAGCATCTAAATAAGAGAGTTGTAAATGAGGTGGAAGTAGGGGCTATGGTTAGTTTGGGCGATATAGAGCAATGA